The Triticum aestivum cultivar Chinese Spring chromosome 5A, IWGSC CS RefSeq v2.1, whole genome shotgun sequence genomic sequence CACCATTCCTAAAGACCGTTTAGAAAGTCTGGACAACTCCGAAATGCAAGTTCTTCGCTTGGTTAATCATTCACAACAGGATATAAACGGCAGATAGGCTACAACGAAGAGGGTGGCCGAACTGCGATTTGTGTCCTCTTTGCAGCCAAGTTCAGGAGTCTGCGGCGCACCTCCTTTTCCAATGCCAGTTTTCGGTTACGGTTTGGAATGCGGTAAAGGCGAAGATCGGGCTGAGCAATATTGTCACGGCGGACTGGGCGGCTATGCAAAGTGTCCAACATTGGTGGACCAAGATTACGCTCGCGCGCTCGTCAAATGGGAAAGGGATGGCCTCCCTACTCATGCTTATCTCTTGGGAATTTTGGAAGGAGAGGAACGTTAGGATCTTTCGGAATGTTTCCGCACCTACGACGATTATTGTGAAAAAAACATGAATGAGGCGACAATGTGGACGCTGGCAGGTGCCACAGGGCTGGGTGTAATTTTACATCGCGAGTAGTTGCTTTGCCTTCCCCTCTGTTCGGCCATTGTttggctgtggtcctcggaccttGTTACAACTCTCTTTTATTTAATGAAATGACAAATCTTTTGtctcgtttcaaaaaaaaaggcAGAGCTGCAAAAAGATAATCGGCGGATGGCGACCATACGACCAAAAACCACGCACACTCGTGAGAAAAGGCCATTTGTTCCTTGACGTACGAGGGTGAGGGGGTCCAAGCAAGCAAGCGGCGATGGAGCGCTGCTCCTACATACGGCTGGCAGCAGAGTAGAGTGGCGACGCCAAAAAGCAGTGAATTACTTGTGGTTTTGCCTGCTTGTTCCGTTATTCAGTTTCTGATGTCTGTATTGTCGATATCCCTGGCTACCTAGTTTCGTCGCAATCCGCAGCCTGCATGCATGGCGACAGCAATAACAACAACCAAGCACATGGATTTTCCTAGAACCAGTGAAAGCGCCAGACAGACTACTTTCCAGCCGAAAAGGGAGAGCAAACGAACAGAATAATAAAGAAAACAAATGAAATGCGCGCGCCACACGCACGCATCGTTTTCTTTTTCCGAGATGCATCGTTTTTGTTGTTGATCCAACGTCCAACTAGCATCGTTTTGCCACACTCCCTGCCGATCCACTGTTTTTGTGGATACTCTTTTCTTTTTTACGAAAATGATTCAGATCTATTATCAAAATGCATCGAAAGTACAAAATACCTCAAACATAATATTGTGGTTGACAATGTTGTCCCTGCAAAAAATAGGACAGTAAGAGCATgcctagtagaaccctcaaaccctcactaGCGTTTTAAGGATCTAAAAATGGTCTTTTTATGCATTTTTACGGGTTGAAAAACAAGGGCAAATATTAAAACCCTCAAACCCGACCCTTATGACGGAATATTCCCCATGAACGACGCTGTCGTTGGGGCATACCGTCGAGCACCTCGTGCACGACGGGCGCAGGGCGACGCGGGGGCGGAGGGCGGAGGGCGGGGTGGGCGCGGGCGGAGGGCGGTGGCCGGGGGTGGGAGGCGGTGGCGGAGGGCGCGGGAGCGGGCACGGGCCGGAGGGCGGTGGCGGCGGGTCGAGGTGGAGGGCGCGGAGGCGGAGgggcgcgggaggaggagaggccggggggcgggaggcggaggcggcgggcgggaGCCGAAGGCGGCGGGCGGGCGCGCGGGAGTAGAAGCCGGCGGGGCGACGGGCAGCGCGAGCGGCAGGACGGATGGCGATGGCCGTGGGCGGGGCGAGCGCGGCCGCGgccgggaggaggtggaggagaggcCGGCGGCTGGGGGCGGggcgggcgcgggcgcgcgggaggtcgacggggcggccggcggcggaggaggcgactAGCAGCGGCGGACGCGGGCGTGGGTCCGGGAGTTGGGAGGATTTTCCCCTCCCGCGCGAGGATAACCGCTAAATAAGAGTTGTGGTAGGTTTTGCTTCCCAACCCTTATTTTTCAGGAATGGGAGAGGGTTTGAGTGTTGGACCCTTAATTTTTTTTAAGGGTTTATAGGTTCTAGTCTATGTGATTTTTTGCTCGCAAACTATAAAAAATACAGTTATTTATAAAGGTTCGGGGGTTTGAGGACTCTGCTAAAGATGCTCTAATAACGCTAGCGTCGGTGTCTCCAATGGGTTCAGCCAAGGACAAGGAGGTGGTCTAGGGAGGAGCGATGGAAGAATGAAGCTGTCATGTGGACGCGATCTCCTCCTTTACTTTACACGTCCCAGCAGTACTATACTGGTATACATTTCTTCTAGATCATGGACATAATAGTAAAATATAGTGTAAACCACCACCAACTTGCGCCTTCATTGTCCACTCCTGTACGAGATGGAAGCTGCACCCTCTGACATTGCATTCTTTTATTGGTTTTTCTTTAGTGTTTCTTTTTCAAAATTATTATATACTCTCTCCGTtcgtaaatatttgtctttttagatattttaaatgactaccacatacgaatatatatagatatattttacagtgtagattcactcattttgcttcgtatgtagtcacttgttgaaatgtctaaaaagacaaatatttaggaataggTCCAATGTGAGTAGGATCACTTAGCCATGCTTCATAATTGGAAAAACGGGCGCCATGAAAGTAATGTGATAAAGCAtcaatataattaataaaaataatagaGAATTAAAAATAGTAACTTGAAACAAGAACTACAAATTTAAAGCAATAATAAAGAGCCGCCCGGATTAATAAAACTGAGAAAATTAACTCGGAAAGAAATTTTTTAGTGAATCCCGATTCGACATTAAAAGTATATTGATTCTTTTCCAATAAACGAAGATTTTTTTCCTGTAGATACTTATTTGATTCAATTCATAAATCGACTTTCCCTCCTATGCTCTGAGGGAGTAGTTTCTTAGTGTTTCACACGCCAAGTTCTCCTTTGTTTACCCTGCAAAAAAAACTGCATTTTTTACTTGTCCATGATCCCGTCTCAGTCATACCAAAAAAAATATTCTCTCGGTTAGTAAATACTCATCGAAGAAATCAAtttatctagatgtattttaattttaGATATTCATTTTTAGTCATTTTTACGATAAATAATTTCGGACGGAGGGAATATTGTACACTGCTGTACTCTCTGAATCCACGTTTCCTACATGTGAATGTCAAGTAAATATTTCAACGGGCCAATTCGTAATTTTGCCGCCGTGTAGTGGGTATATTGCAAACTGCCTCGCTGTCCCTCTAAATTTGGCCCGAGTTCGTTCGTAGCCTCCCCCTTCTCACGTGTCtcttctccctccctctctccctctccgccgAATCCCGGCTCCTCCCGTCGCCCTTGCATTGCGTCCGGCTCCGGCGAGTTTCCTCCGCCTCCTTTCCCAGCCCGAACGGCCGGAGACCGCGGCTTCGACCGTCTCTGTCTTTCCCGCACGTCTGTCTTGTGCACCCGAGAGAACCATCAGGAATCATCCAGAGAAGGACAGCCGCGGCGGCCTTCGTACGTTTCCGCAATCCCAAGCCGCAAAGAAGGAGTTTTAATTCCATGATTTCTCAGGCTCAGCCTGCCCTCCAGCTCTGATTatcttcttctctctttctttcgtttgttgggaaaaaaagtaggaAAGCGGTGCAGGAAGTTGCCTTTCTTGGCTTGGCTGGGTCCGAGGAATGGGGAGGAGGATGCGGCAAGCCATTGCCGCGCTGGGCGTCGCGTGCGCggccgccttcgccgtcgccgtcgccgccgctgaccGTGGGCTCTCGCTGCCCAGCGACCGCGCCGtggtggcggcgccggaggagaTCAGCCTCCTCAACAAGATTGCCAATTTCATGTGGCAGACCGACAGGAACTCGTACCAGCATGTTTGGCCGGTAACACGCAAAACAAGCCCCAGCTTTCCGAGCATTTCTTTAACCAGCGCGTCTTTTTTACTAGCTTCTACTGTAGTTTGCTTTCAGTTACTGTATTTTATTAGCCATGAGATGAACTGCTGCACCTTTTTACCCGCTCGTTTTGTGGGAATTCAGTTTGACCCATGCATGAGGGAACTGAATTTTCTTGATTTAATTTAATTATTATGTAGCTCAAACTCCAAACTATGTACATCTGTGTGTGTGATACTTTTTCAGTATATCTGCACTCTCTTCTTTTTGATATGTGTGGTGCTAATTTGGTGGATTTTGTGGATGTGGTAGCCGATGGAATTCGGATGGAAAATGGTGCTGGGGTCGCTGATCGGATTCTTTGGCGCGTCATTTGGGAGCGTCGGGGGCGTTGGTGGCGGCGGGATCTTTGTGCCGATGTTGACATTGATCATCGGTTTCGATCCAAAGTCTTCAACTGCCATATCCAAGTGTGAGGATCCAGCTCTTTCTTTTGGGATTTTCTTCTTCTGTGCCTGCCTGCTCTGAAAGCAACAGCTCTTGCTGTCCCTAAGCATTCATTTCTCAAGCATGTTCAGTATGCGGTCCTGTAATGATTCCTTCATGTGTGCATTAGTTTGCCTCTTTTCTAGGTATCTTCCTTTTCAAGTATGAGGTACTGTACTGATTGATTCATGTGTGCATTAGTTTACCTCTTTTCGAGGGATCTTGCTTGTTCTGTTGCTGTTGGAAAGTTAGGCTGGCAAATTAGTTTGGAATTAGAGTATTTAAGTGTCCTAAAGGGGCAATTAACGCTATTCTGTTTTGTTTATGTTAGGTAGGTAACTTGTGATGGTTGCTAATTATATATTCATGTGTATCGGATTACGCCTTTTTGCCTTTGTCTGGCTCACTTATACTTAATTAATGGCTAAGTCTATGTTTACTTGTTTCCATGAAAAGAAGTAGCTACAAAGGTGTGAAGGCTATACAATAATCAAAGTATTAACATGCAAATCTGAAATATTGAAGTTCAGTGAGCAATGATCCTGCATTAGGGTTTAAATGTGTGTTTCTATTCCATTAAACGATACGACCAACAACATCGTCTCCATCTACCGAACTGAGCACAAAGTCAGGGTCACCGTCCAGCTATTTCGTTTGGAACTCGTGACCTAACTCTGCACCATGCGCCAGCACAGCGTCTACAACCTTATAACAATGCACCTTCATTTCCCAGATATTCTTTCCAACCTGTATACTAATTATCTGGTTTGTGTCTTTATCGTCAGTATACATCCCTGCTGTTTAGGAATTCATTTACGTTTACACATAATTACATCCCTCTACTCAGAATTGTTGGTTGACATCGTTATACTCCAAAGTACAATTCATAGAAATCTCTGGTTGCTGACTTACTATACGAGTCTTGCAAAAATATGATAGAATAATATATAAGTATTTAGTTACAAATACAATGTTTGTTCAGCGGTTTTAATTGATATTTTGCATTCATTTGGACAGGTATGATCACTGGTGCAGCTATCTCAACTGTGTACTACAATCTCAAGCTGAAACATCCGACTTTGGACATGCCGGTGATCGACTATGACCTAGCACTGCTCATCCAGCCTATGCTAATGCTCGGGATTAGCATCGGTGTTATTTTCAATGTTATATTCCCTGACTGGCTGGTCACAGTTCTCTTGATAATCCTTTTCCTAGGTGCTGATTAACCCCTAAACTGCTGCATTTGTTTTTTTTGGTTATCTAGTTCTCATGAATGACCTTTCTTTGCTTCCCCAAATTAAATTGTAGGCACATCAACTAAAGCTTTCCTGAAGGGTGTTGAGACATGGAAAAAGGAGACAATAATCAAAAGGGTAATCTTCCACAGTTATCTCATCATGTTTATAAAAAGTGATTTTATTTATCTCCGCTTCTTTTGTTTGCCCCTTTTGTATGCTAATGGATCTTTTTTCATTTCTTCCAGGAAGCTGAGAAACGATTGGAGCAAACCAGTAAGAATGCTAGAAAACGAAGTGCTTCTCATCTGTCACCAAATCAAAATATTAATGCTCGTATTTTTCAACCTTTCAGGCGAGGAACCGGAGTATGCACCACTCTCTACAGGACCAGGTGCCGCAGCTGATGTCAAACCCCATTCAGATGAAGCGGTAAACATCTCATGACAATATACATAATTCCTTGCATTTGTTGGAGATCTCATTCTCAAGAATTTGAACCTAGAATTTCCCAATATTTCAGCCATCACTTATGAAGAACATTTACTGGAAGGAGTTTGGTCTTCTCACATTTGTGTGGCTAGCATTCCTTGCTATTCAGATAACAAAGGTGAGGATTGTAATTGAAAACTACAAATTAAAATGGTCATAAAAATTTCAGACGCATCTAATTCCAGCTTCTTACCAAGTCATTATTAGCTGTCTTATAACTCAGCACATTTGTTTGGTTATTTCTGttatttttgttgctttatttggcCTTACTAGCaagcattttctctttcttgattttgctttTGTCTTAAGCGGACGATAATGTTTCTTTCATCTAGTCTCAAAAATTTGTGATAGTAAACAAACATCCTTTATGACCAATTCATTCAGAAAAAATAGGAATCAAATCAATATGTACAGCCGATCCATTAAGTCAGTTTTCATAAGACGTTTCAGGATCTTCTGCTCTTTTCAGTTAATTTGAAAAAGAAACACATACAAATGCTGTCACTTTATTTTCTAGAAACTATTGTACTTGAACTAAATTTATAGCTTTCTATCTTTGACAGTAATACTTCAATGCTATGCTATTTTTCTCATACTTGCAGAATTATGCTCCTACTTGCTCCACGTGGTACTGGGTCTTGAACTTTCTCCAGGTATTTATATTTCCGCACCTGTTTTACCCCAGTTATACCAAAAATCCATGCTGATTTATGTAGATCCTGTAAAATACTTAACCACTGGAATTTGTGTTCCAAATATCAATCTTATCACAAGATTTATAAATTATCTCATATGTCTTTGTTGAACTCCAAATGTAACTACACAAACTTAGAGATTCAAAGCCATACATCGTGGGCAATCCCCACACTGGTGCACCTCGACTCCTCTATCTGGCCAGGGATCCTTTTGCCTATTCTTTGGAAAATCTGGGAAGCAAGAAATGCTGCTGCTTTTAGGACTGAAAACCATAGTCCACGTGTAACCATTACTAGCTTATGTAGGGACTTTGATCTTTGGACTCTTCGGTTTAGAGAACCGAGTGATAAGGTAGCCGCCTTGTCTTGGCGTGACTACCTCTCTTCATGGATTGCCGTGACTCTGTAAACTCTTGTAACACTGGTCCTTGGGCCGCTTTGAGCAACATATATACAGGCGGGGATCCTCTCCCCCTCGGTGATTACTCAAAAAAAACATACATTGTCACTTTGAGCAACATATTTCCTACTAATTAACATGTGATTTAAGCTCCCAATTTTCTCTACCAATTTGTACAAAGTTATGATTTTGCACCACCTATATGGACCAATTTTTACTGTTGGGTTTACTTGGCTAATTTCTGACATTATGAAAGAAGGGTTGTTGTATCGTATCAATGTTGATCATACACTGTCATAAATCTTTCTACTCATTTGGTGCAGATCCCGGTCTCTGTAGGAGTGACTATGTACGAAGCACTGGGTCTGATGAACGGGAAGAGGGTGCTATCATCAAAGGGAAATGAGCAAACTACCCTGAAATTTCATCAGCTCTGCATATACTGCTTCTTCGGTGTCACTGCAGGGCTCGTCGGCGGTCTGCTAGGTTTGGGAGGTGGTTTCATCATGGGACCACTGTTTTTGGAGCTCGGCATCCCTCCCCAGGTACACTCCACCCCCCCAGTTTTCACGTTTATGTATGTCAACAAGTTATGATTTGGCCATAAAGAATGCCTCCTTAACTGAAACCATCATAGGTTTCAAGTGCTACCGCCACGTTTGCAATGATGTTCTCTGCTTCTATGTCTGTCGTGGaatactacctcttgaaccggtttCCAGTTCCTTATGGTAACACTATCCCTCTGGTTCACATTTTTTTCTTGGTATAGGGCTGGGCATGTACTGAATCAATTTCTTGGCCTTTTCTTCAGCTGCTTACTTTGTTGCTGTGGCGTTCGTTGCTGCCATTATTGGGCAGCATGTAGTCAGGAGGTTGATCAGTTGGTTAGGGCGGGCATCACTCATCATCTTCATACTGGCTTTCATGATCTTCATCAGCGCAATTTCTCTTGGTACATTTTCGAACATCTGACACTGCCCTGATCAAATGCCCACTGTTTTTGAACTTTGAACAATGTGTAACAGAAGCTGCTTCTTTTCAATCTTCAGGTGGGGTCGGTATCTCCAACATGATTCACAAGATGGAGCAACATGAGTACATGGGGTTTGAGAACCTCTGCAAATATGATGCATAGGATGCAAGCGGGCTTAACGTTCATGTGCAGTCATTCGAGTAAGGAACCGGAATTAAATTGAAGATTCAATTCATAGGTGGTTCAGGTTTCATACCTTTAGCCATGTAATCAGAATGTAATCTAGCGCACAAAAATCAGAGGTCACCGCTTGGGGTTAGAACTGGGGTAAATGTTGGAGCACACTTTTTTTCTGGAACTGATTTCTGAATTTTCAGTTTAAAGTCAATTCACCGTGCCTATCTCATTGTACCAATCTTGTAATAGATTTAGTGAACTTGTTCTTATGCCCTGCagaatatcatcatagatgtgcatTTTGTTGTCAGAAATTGTTCACTGAGAATGCCCCTGCAGATAGGCGTGTAGCCCATTATCAAACGCTCGATGCACAGCGCCGGCAGAATTTCATGTTTCTGGATGTCCTACCCATTCAACAAAAATAGCATGTTTCTTCAGAATTCAACATATATCATACCCACAATCTACATCACCAGACAAAGATTATAGCGCCACTCATCGCCAATAATCAGTGCTGCCGAAAACACTTGGCCTCTGTACTTATCTCTTAATTTGAACCAACATCAGACCATGAACATGTAACACTCagtactatttattttattttattgcggGGAAGCACTCCAGTACTATAGTAGCATGGTTGCGCTTACATCCTTCCAGAACATGTCAGCATCACCAGATATCTTGTACTAATAAAGTAACTACTGCCGCCGTAAGATCTTTTGATCATGATTTCCTACATATCACATTCCTCAATTTGCATTCTCAAACGAGGCAATGCATGGGCATGGCAACAAGGCAAAGAGTGACAGTCTGATGCATTATAGGCAACTTAAAATATATCATTGTAACTAACAGATGTTACATTCTCCTTTTTCCTTTCTGAAACGTATTGCCATACTTCAACTTATATCATTGTAACAAAACATCAACGCACCATTCTGAAGTTTCTAACCCATAACGAAGATTTCTAAGAAGACTCGTGTTTACAGTAGCACCAATTTAGGGGATGCTATGAACAACTTTATCTAAATCGTCGGAAGACAGTCGAGATAGAAGAGAACATTGTATGCTAACGATAGGGGGGAAACTGTAAGCTGACAGTTACCAGAAGCATGCTTGAAATCATTAATCAACCATGCTCCTGTTACCAGGACACTCGAGCAAGGCGTTGTTTTTAGCATCTGAAGTGATTTACAGTTTTTTACATGAATAGATCATTGTGCAGCTGCCCTTCAACTGTCTTGGACCAGGTTGGTTGGCTCACTCAAAACATACTTCGGCAGTTCATATTTAGCACCTGAAATGTTAATAGCTTGGTAAACTACCTGAACGACAGTTGAAAGAGTGGGGGGAAAAGGAATCAGATGGAAAATCAAACCTCTTTCATCATAGCATAGAGTCAGGTCAGCATTTGAAACAATTACGCCCGCACTTTCCACAATTGCCTGTGCAAGGGCTACATCAGCCTCTGACGCAGCACGAAGGGCATCCCAAATTTCTGTAGAAGGCTTAAATGGTTAGTGCAAGGATTGCGTACATGAGCAGCTAAGGGAACTATACATACAAGCATGAAAAGAAAGTGGAGCTCAACTATCAATTTAATAGGAAGCAAAATTATGTAAAGACACACGACAGAAGCATAAGAGTAAGAAGTACCTTTCCGACCACCATAGTGAGGAGCTGTGTCCCAAAACTCATCACGCATCTGCCTGAGCTGGGCAATTGTGATCGGCTGGGGGTGCTTCCAGGGCTTAGGCTTCCTGACTTTCTTCGTAGCTTCTGCATAATTGAAAAATAAGCCACAATGTATGAGATGACCAGTGAAGCCTTAATAAGTATTCACAGTTAAAAGATATTAGAGTAAATTCAGTGCAAGACAAAAGACAAACAGCGCTAGTTTTTTGGCTCTTAAAAACTCATCTCTATGTAATAGGAACATCCTTGTGCAACTTACTATTCGATGAAAAGTTCACCTTTAAATTTTAAGGCATTTTTCTAGCCCTGTTCTCATTGCCTTATGTGTCTACCACAAATATACACATTACATGTGGTGACTAGAATTTTTTTAGCACCAACAAACTAACTTATAGGGACTAAGTAACATAAATCAAAATTAATCAGTGCCAACAACTCACAATTGGAATTAATCAAATATTGAGTGGACATAATATTTGATCCATGCTATGTACATGAGATGACTAAAACACACATAGATATATAATAATGTTATTTCATCTGATTATTCAAGATTAGATATTGTCAATGAGTAGTCAGGCATGTATTTAATAGATCTACATGAGGTCATCAACTATCTAAAATACTGGCAAGTGGCAAGAACTAAAAATTCCACAAATTGTTTTGTACCATTTTCAACAGACACAATATGATGCACCAGGACTTGCATAATACTACCATCACGTTCCAAACGTCACTTGCTTCTTCTTTATCAAATACCAAGCCCCACAGAATTGTTCAAAACATAATAGTACTCTTAGCAGTTTAGCACAACCTAGTCCTTGTGGATACATTTTGTCAGGCTCCAAGCTGATTAGGCTAACTAAACAACCATCCATATTCTTCAATAAATGTTGACACCATTATTAGTTTACCAGACACTAAGCTATTACTTCTAGCTGAATACATAAAATACAACTCTACTCAAATGTAATGAACAAGGAAACCAAATCCTGTATAGTTCCAGCTTTCAGTGTTCAACTTGCACAAAATATCATGTCCCTTGCATCAGGATTCAGGACAATAGAACAGGATCCAAAATATAACATTTGCTCATGAATTGTCATAATAAACAACCACTACATAtcacaaaagaaaacagaaacctTCAAGATACAGAGATGTTAATCACACCCCCAAGAATGCAATGAATGTTAAAACTATGTCTTGTTGACTGCTATGCTAACTAATTAGTTCCATTCAGAACAAATCATACAGAAATCAAAACTATGCGTCATGTAGCAAAGCATAGTTGTGCATGCTGTCGGATCAAGAAACATTTGTCACACACAAGAAACTggaaagaacaaaaaaaaattctcttCAGAAAAGACAATTTCGCCATCCATGCTTAATTTGGACTATCCACAAGTTCAACAAGTCTATCACAGCTAACAACTTTGGAAGATCCAAATCCAGTTACATcctcatgttcacacactcactgATCATGACCTCCTTTCACCAAACTATGATTAACGAAGCCAGAAAGTGTCCTATAACATCTTCCACACGTTATGCACACAGGGACAACAATGTATAAAAAAAGAATCTAATTTACACTCCTGTCGCCACACAATAGTTACACGATCCAGTTCAGCAGAGCACTCTCTAGTTACACAAGGGGAAGCAACTCCATCTTCCCCAAGAATCCCATCGCCGCAAACTAATCATTCACCAAGGAAATCCGCACAACAAATGATCCCATTCAGTTCCCGGGGCAAGTTCCTCCTGCAATTTTTACCGGCCAACTCAAACCCAAATCACAACTCGACCAATAATCCCTTTCCACGAAGGCGCCACCCGAAAATCCCTGCCAAGCCCTTAAGCAACTACCTACACACAAATAACTCAACTTGGATAACCTAGCTCGATTTGGAACCAAGAAATCGATTCCTGCCAAGCAC encodes the following:
- the LOC123103526 gene encoding ubiquitin domain-containing protein 1 — protein: MNALSVPFFRRSSEAKAASPKALHSSTASPPRSRILMGCAGSTPKGAAAAGGEATKKVRKPKPWKHPQPITIAQLRQMRDEFWDTAPHYGGRKEIWDALRAASEADVALAQAIVESAGVIVSNADLTLCYDERGAKYELPKYVLSEPTNLVQDS
- the LOC123103525 gene encoding sulfite exporter TauE/SafE family protein 3, translated to MGRRMRQAIAALGVACAAAFAVAVAAADRGLSLPSDRAVVAAPEEISLLNKIANFMWQTDRNSYQHVWPPMEFGWKMVLGSLIGFFGASFGSVGGVGGGGIFVPMLTLIIGFDPKSSTAISKCMITGAAISTVYYNLKLKHPTLDMPVIDYDLALLIQPMLMLGISIGVIFNVIFPDWLVTVLLIILFLGTSTKAFLKGVETWKKETIIKREAEKRLEQTSEEPEYAPLSTGPGAAADVKPHSDEAPSLMKNIYWKEFGLLTFVWLAFLAIQITKNYAPTCSTWYWVLNFLQIPVSVGVTMYEALGLMNGKRVLSSKGNEQTTLKFHQLCIYCFFGVTAGLVGGLLGLGGGFIMGPLFLELGIPPQVSSATATFAMMFSASMSVVEYYLLNRFPVPYAAYFVAVAFVAAIIGQHVVRRLISWLGRASLIIFILAFMIFISAISLGGVGISNMIHKMEQHEYMGFENLCKYDA